A region from the Triticum urartu cultivar G1812 chromosome 1, Tu2.1, whole genome shotgun sequence genome encodes:
- the LOC125535871 gene encoding kinesin-like protein KIN-10C has translation MASAASSSSSSSQPVRVVLRVRPLLPSEASSAAVPPCVSLIGDHPGGEVTVQLKDQHTSRSECYKVDAYFGKEDRVSDVFDQEVSALIPGIFEGINATVFAYGATGSGKTYTMQGSEDLPGLIPLSVATILARCTGTWCSVEISYYEVYMERCYDLLEPKAKEIMALDDKFGNLQLKGLAWVPVRSMEEFQEVYSIGVQRRKAAHTGLNDVSSRSHAVVSVRVSNDTVKGKLNLIDLAGNEDNRRACNEGIRLQESSKINSSLFALSNVISALKNNESRVPYRESRLTRILQDSLGGNSRAVMIACLNPVVYQEAVHTIGMAARSGHMVTNMASASKEHTPKVKVDMEAKLQLWLESRGKTKSTQRMNGLFSPTGWRTPSSMSHVKQPLSARVSGRAKATDQDGAKIKKVLFDSAVHTAVENTPRPSSQDEVKTTKKEVPPSLTPCKEDKSESPFRKALSPIPSNMMTPCNVNYPQLEPKTPIGACHIVEKNPDGTPLDKFNALGSNLKESLIQQYLEFLNVANKEELQQLKGIGEKRAEYILELREDSPRPFQSLSDLGNIGLSTKQIQDILRKTATGIFK, from the exons ATGGCGAGCGCCgcctcctcatcctcctcctcctcgcagcCAGTGCGCGTCGTGCTGCGGGTGCGCCCGCTCCTCCCCTCGGAGGCCAGCTCGGCAGCGGTGCCCCCCTGCGTCTCCCTCATCGGCGACCACCCCGGCGGCGAGGTCACCGTCCAGCTCAAGGATCAGCACACCAG CCGGAGCGAGTGCTACAAGGTGGACGCCTACTTCGGCAAGGAGGACAGGGTCTCCGACGTATTCGACCAGGAGGTCAGCGCCCTGATCCCGGGCATCTTCGAGGGCATCAACGCGACCGTGTTTGCCTATGGGGCAACGGGCAGCGGCAAGACCTACACCATGCAG GGCAGCGAAGATCTGCCGGGTCTCATCCCCTTGTCGGTCGCGACGATCCTGGCGCGCTGTACCGGCACGTGGTGCTCCGTCGAGATCTCATACTACGAGGTGTACATGGAACGGTGCTATGACTTGCTCGAGCCCAAGGCGAAGGAGATCATGGCACTGGATGACAAATTTGGTAACCTGCAGCTCAAGGGCTTGGCTTGG GTCCCCGTGCGATCCATGGAGGAGTTTCAGGAAGTCTACTCGATAGGTGTGCAGAGGAGGAAAGCCGCCCACACAGGCCTGAACGATGTTTCGAGTAGAAGCCACGCTGTGGTTTCTGTAAGGGTCAGTAATGATACTGTCAAAGGGAAGCTTAACCTCATCGACCTTGCTG GAAATGAGGACAATAGAAGGGCTTGCAATGAAGGGATCCGCCTTCAAGAAAGCTCTAAAATCAATTCATCGCTGTTTGCATTGTCTAATGTCATTTCAGCTCTCAAAAACAATGAGTCACGGGTACCTTATAGAGAGAGTAGATTGACCCGCATTCTGCAAGATTCTCTAGGAGGCAATAGCCGTGCTGTGATGATAGCTTGCCTG AATCCTGTGGTATACCAGGAGGCAGTCCACACAATAGGTATGGCTGCTCGTTCAGGACATATGGTGACCAACATGGCTTCAGCAAGCAAGGAACACACTCCAAAAGTAAAGGTGGACATGGAAGCAAAATTGCAGTTGTGGCTGGAATCAAGGGGGAAAACTAAGAGCACCCAAAGAATGAATGGACTTTTCTCCCCAACCGGATGGAGGACTCCTTCTTCCATGAGCCATGTGAAACAACCGCTATCTGCCCGGGTGTCTGGAAGAGCTAAAGCAACGGACCAAGACGGTGCTAAGATAAAAAA GGTGCTTTTTGATTCAGCAGTCCATACAGCAGTTGAAAACACACCAAGGCCAAGCTCACAAGATGAAGTAAAGACAACTAAGAAAG AGGTACCCCCTTCATTAACACCTTGCAAAGAGGACAAGTCTGAATCTCCTTTTAGGAAAGCTCTTTCTCCCATTCCTTCAAACATGATGACTCCTTGTAATGTCAATTACCCTCAATTGGAGCCCAAAACTCCAATAGGAGCATGTCACATAGTTGAGAAGAATCCAGATGGTACACCTCTTGATAAGTTTAATGCACTGGGATCTAACCTAAAG GAATCTCTTATTCAACAATATCTCGAGTTCTTAAATGTTGCGAACAA GGAAGAGCTACAGCAACTAAAA GGAATTGGTGAAAAGAGAGCGGAGTACATTCTTGAGCTCCGGGAGGATTCGCCCAGACCATTCCAATCT CTTTCGGACTTGGGGAATATAGGTCTATCAACGAAACAA ATCCAAGACATCCTACGGAAAACAGCCACAGGAATCTTCAAATGA